In Cyprinus carpio isolate SPL01 chromosome B7, ASM1834038v1, whole genome shotgun sequence, a genomic segment contains:
- the LOC122137933 gene encoding uncharacterized protein LOC122137933, translating to MMPRFQFQPLCSQLYKMLHFFILMVNISKCSSDNADIVAQNHLKIVQAGDSVNFACIFPKEPKTGAVWVKQRVGEKPLSIASSYQGLPGKFENDFDQHKRFFFVKDDSSFNLSITNTEELDTATYYCVKHFFTFTFGDVTDLIVKDAQLNIQSNHQRAATDPVHPEDSAVVLQCTVFTQSCAGEHNVYSTAHKCIYDLPKRNLSLSDAGIYYCAVAACGEILFGDTRKVDLPDKCFQTHWTTAALIIITLSVIVIIIMGAQLYKYRQKDKMHNTQHGQLVADDADALNYAALRLQQKPSTSRRPIERKSQDNSIYAQVRYQ from the exons TAATGCAGACATTGTGGCTCAGAATCATCTGAAGATTGTACAAGCTGGAGACAGTGTTAACTTTGCCTGTATTTTTCCAAAAGAGCCAAAAACTGGTGCTGTTTGGGTCAAACAAAGAGTTGGAGAGAAACCCCTTTCAATTGCTTCATCATATCAAGGTTTACCTGGCAAATTTGAAAATGACTTTGACCAACATAAgcgctttttttttgtaaaagatgaTAGCAGTTTTAATCTGAGCATCACAAACACAGAAGAATTGGACACTGCAACATACTATTGCGTTAAACATTTTTTTACGTTTACTTTTGGAGATGTAACTGATCTTATTGTAAAAG ATGCACAACTGAACATACAGTCTAACCATCAGAGAGCTGCGACAGATCCAGTGCATCCAGAAGACTCTGCAGTGGTGCTGCAGTGcactgtcttcactcagagcTGTGCAGGAGAACACAACGTCTACTCCACTGCACACAAATGTATCTACGACCTGCCCAAGAGGAACCTCAGTCTCTCTGATGCTGGGATTTACTACTGCGCTGTGGCTGCATGTGGAGAGATACTGTTTGGAGACACAAGAAAAGTTGACTTACCCG ACAAATGCTTCCAGACACACTGGACTACAGCTGCATTGATTATAATAACTTTATCTGTGATCGTGATTATCATTATGGGTGCACAGTTGTACAAGTACCGGCAAAAAG ATAAAATGCATAACACTCAGCATGGTCAGTTGGTG GCTGATGATGCAGATGCTTTGAATTATGCAGCTTTGAGACTTCAACAAAAGCCCTCAACCTCTAGGAGACCCATAGAGAGAAAATCACAAGACAATTCAATATATGCACAAGTGAGAtatcaataa